Proteins encoded together in one Gigantopelta aegis isolate Gae_Host chromosome 8, Gae_host_genome, whole genome shotgun sequence window:
- the LOC121379036 gene encoding DNA damage-inducible transcript 4-like protein, producing MINFDSVMYKLKQLFYSPLDSNENFKSDKYSIVIETDFEHDKHKDKVESHVPGLNSYGTFEDTAEFIQCQELKSEIENALRTAKEKQLHCEILFPCGLISKISQDVLRMAQDEPYGLRGCVLYINLDEKSLCRRIAKVICDPTTVATFELYLTLREDNRGWCMLHKLYITVKSCFKNSKWRTFPKILCSGFILEKNKLYRSNRQ from the exons ATGATCAATTTCGACAGCGTTATGTACAAACTAAAGCAATTGTTTTATTCGCCGTTAGACAGCAACGAAAACTTCAAAAGTGACAAGTACTCTATAGTCATCGAAACAGACTTCGAACACGACAAACATAAAGATAAAGTTG AATCCCATGTTCCTGGTTTGAACAGCTACGGTACGTTCGAAGACACAGCAGAATTTATACAGTGCCAAGAACTGAAATCTGAAATAGAAAATGCTCTTCGAACTGCCAAAGAAAAACAGCTCCATTGTGAAATCCTGTTTCCATGTGGGTTGATCTCGAAGATCTCGCAGGATGTTTTGCGGATGGCCCAGGATGAACCTTATGGTCTGCGTGGTTGTGTGTTGTACATTAACTTGGACGAGAAAAGTCTGTGTCGTAGAATAGCCAAAGTAATTTGTGACCCCACCACTGTGGCAACATTCGAGTTGTATCTGACATTGAGAGAAGACAACAGAGGCTGGTGCATGCTTCACAAACTGTACATTACTGTCAAGAGTTGCttcaaaaattcaaaatggagaACATTTCCCAAAATCCTTTGCTCTGGATTCATTTTGGAAAAGAACAAACTTTACCGCAGTAATCGGCAGTAA